The following coding sequences lie in one Apium graveolens cultivar Ventura chromosome 3, ASM990537v1, whole genome shotgun sequence genomic window:
- the LOC141713584 gene encoding L-type lectin-domain containing receptor kinase VIII.1-like → MHLTSFSGYIIPYFSLHLVLFLCFSGNVATEKATEFDFGTVTLTSLKLLGDAHWTNGSVRLTRDLGVPNSGAGKFLYSKPIKFRSQESQIPASFTTYFTFSVSNLNPDSIGGGLAFVISPDDDSVGDAGGYIGIFSGVGSPKPVIAIEFDTLMDVEFKDINGNHVGLDLNSIISAQVGDLDSIEVDLKSGDLVNSWIEYSASTQLLNVSVSYSNVKPKQPILSISVDLDEYVNDFMFVGFTGSTQGSTEVHSIGWWSFSSFFDPNLKNGSGLVSASPPPPPMASLMNITANSIQPALAPSEANNRNVAHDSDRSSKKCRNRLCKESAGALVGVFTAGAFVLALFAVVLIWGFSKKFKRVKKSESLASYYVKMPKAFSCKELKLATRSFDSTRIIGHGAFGNVYKGVFAESGDVVAVKRCNHSGQGNEEFFSELSMFGTLRHRNLVRLQGWCHEKGEILLVYDYMANGSLDKALYESKATLQWAHRRKILLGVASALAYLHQECENQVIHRDVKTSNIMLDEAFNAKLGDFGLARQTEHDKSPDATVAAGTMGYLAPEYLLTGRASEKTDVFSFGAVVLEVATGRRPIEKEVTGVGKGGTSSNLVAWVWGLHRESTLLAAADPRLCGEFEQSEMRKVLLVGLACSHPDPMARPTMRGVVQILVGESQVPVVPRTRPSMSFSTSNLLLNLQDSVSDLNEMITICTSSSSECSYDHGSNSGVVNLV, encoded by the coding sequence ATGCACCTGACGTCATTTTCCGGCTACATTATCCCCTATTTTTCACTTCATTTAGTTCTATTCCTCTGTTTTTCCGGCAATGTTGCAACTGAAAAAGCCACTGAGTTTGACTTTGGAACAGTAACTCTTACTAGCTTAAAGCTTCTGGGTGATGCTCATTGGACCAACGGGAGCGTGAGGCTCACTCGCGACCTCGGAGTTCCTAATTCCGGCGCCGGAAAATTTCTTTATTCGAAACCCATTAAATTCCGGTCTCAAGAATCTCAAATTCCGGCGAGCTTCACTACTTATTTCACATTTTCAGTGTCTAATCTGAACCCAGATTCTATTGGTGGTGGTCTAGCTTTTGTCATTTCGCCGGATGATGACTCCGTCGGAGACGCCGGAGGTTATATCGGAATATTTTCCGGAGTCGGAAGTCCAAAACCAGTGATTGCCATCGAATTCGATACATTAATGGACGTAGAATTTAAAGATATTAATGGAAACCATGTGGGTTTGGATCTAAACTCGATAATTTCAGCTCAAGTTGGTGATTTAGATTCAATTGAAGTTGATCTTAAAAGTGGTGACCTGGTTAACTCGTGGATCGAGTACTCCGCGTCGACTCAGCTACTCAACGTATCGGTTTCGTACTCGAATGTCAAGCCGAAGCAACCCATTTTATCAATTAGTGTTGATCTTGATGAGTATGTGAATGATTTTATGTTTGTTGGTTTCACCGGGTCAACTCAGGGAAGTACTGAAGTTCACAGCATTGGATGGTGGAGTTTTAGTTCATTTTTTGACCCGAATTTGAAGAACGGGTCGGGTTTGGTCTCGGCGTCTCCGCCGCCACCTCCAATGGCTAGTTTGATGAACATAACGGCCAACTCAATTCAACCGGCATTGGCGCCTAGTGAGGCTAATAATAGAAATGTGGCTCATGATTCGGACAGGAGTAGCAAGAAATGTCGAAATAGATTGTGTAAGGAGAGTGCTGGGGCTTTAGTTGGGGTTTTTACTGCTGGGGCATTTGTGTTGGCCTTGTTTGCTGTTGTTTTGATTTGGGGGTTTTCGAAAAAATTCAAGCGTGTGAAGAAATCGGAGTCCTTGGCATCGTATTATGTTAAAATGCCGAAGGCGTTTAGCTGTAAGGAGCTTAAGTTGGCGACTAGGAGCTTTGATTCTACGCGAATTATAGGGCATGGTGCTTTTGGGAATGTTTACAAGGGAGTGTTTGCGGAGTCTGGAGATGTTGTGGCTGTGAAGAGGTGTAATCATAGCGGTCAAGGGAATGAGGAGTTCTTTTCTGAATTGTCGATGTTTGGAACACTTAGGCATAGGAATCTTGTTAGGCTTCAAGGTTGGTGTCATGAGAAAGGTGAGATTTTGTTAGTTTATGATTATATGGCTAATGGGAGTCTTGATAAGGCATTGTATGAATCGAAAGCTACATTGCAATGGGCGCACAGGCGAAAGATACTGCTAGGGGTTGCGTCTGCGCTGGCATATTTACATCAGGAATGTGAAAATCAGGTGATTCATAGGGATGTGAAGACTAGTAACATAATGTTGGATGAAGCGTTTAATGCTAAATTAGGCGATTTTGGTTTAGCAAGGCAAACGGAGCATGATAAGTCACCGGACGCTACTGTGGCTGCAGGAACAATGGGGTACTTGGCTCCTGAGTACTTGTTAACAGGAAGAGCAAGTGAGAAGACTGATGTGTTCAGTTTCGGGGCTGTGGTGCTTGAGGTTGCTACCGGGAGGAGGCCTATTGAGAAAGAAGTCACTGGAGTTGGTAAAGGCGGAACCAGCAGCAACTTAGTCGCATGGGTTTGGGGATTGCATCGAGAAAGTACGTTACTAGCTGCAGCTGATCCGAGGCTTTGTGGAGAGTTTGAACAGAGTGAAATGAGGAAGGTTTTGTTGGTTGGATTAGCCTGTTCTCACCCTGATCCAATGGCTAGACCAACAATGAGAGGTGTGGTTCAAATATTGGTAGGTGAATCACAAGTCCCAGTTGTACCAAGAACGAGGCCTTCGATGAGTTTTAGCACTTCAAATTTGCTGCTGAATTTGCAGGACAGCGTCTCGGATTTGAATGAAATGATCACAATCTGCACTTCTTCCTCGTCAGAATGCAGCTATGATCACGGTTCTAACAGTGGTGTCGTAAACCTGGTCTGA